ATTTTCTCATTCCCACTAATGTGGTTGTCGACTCATATGCACGTAAGTTTATATGAACATAATTAAATTTTGGTATTACCAACAACACAAATAATAAGCCTCAATTCATATCAATACATCATAGGTTGTCTGACAATGACCGCTCATAGTTCCATGATTTTTGTGGGTCCAAGGGAGTATTGTCCTATTTTTGCATCTCTAGAAGGTAACTTTCTCATCCTAATTATAATAATATTATATAGAATTATAAACATCCTGTTAGAGACATCTAATATTTATTTTGCAGCTATCAGAGACGAAATGCGAAATATCGCTTGTTACAATGATCAAATTAAAATTGCACTCAATGCTCGAGCTAATGAGATCAAAAGGCTCGAATACAATGAATGTACAGCTATGGCAAACAATCAAGGTGTCATTAGTTACGTTAATGGTTGCAACATTTAAGAGGTAgatgaagaagtatttgtgattAAATATTAGTCTTTTGTTGTATCAAGATTCTTCAAAGCATCTTGTTTTACAATAAATGAATGTACCTACACTCTACAATTCATCTCTTGTAACGTAACgattaaatctatcaaggcTCATTACAATCAATGCTCAATAGATTATTGATCATAAATCTTGGTCAAATTGCAAAAAGGTATTGATCGTAAATGATTATTGCCcaatatttttggtcaaattGCGAAGAAAGAGCAAAATTTGATAACAATAGTTTAATCGTAAATGATTATTGCCCAATATTTTCAGAGACACAATTGATGTTTCTATAAATTAAGAAGATAACAtaattcacaaaaaaaaaacatgcatgACCTGGTCATGCCACAACATAACTAGCGAGTCAGCCACGGTCTCTACCACCCGAAACTCACGAAAGCATGACTGCCGTCAACACTGCCAGGCTTCAATCGGTAGTTTCCATATCGAACCTCTAGCTCCCTCCGACTTACAATTGCCCGAGACGGCGCACCTGGCTGCCGCCTCGACGCCTCTGTGACCCAGCACGCGGTTATCCTCCAATTCGGCGCGGAGAGCTCGGTGGCCCTCCCTTCGACGTCGCCTCAACTTGGCACGGGGCTTCATCTGCACAAAGGCGGACGTCAACTTGCCAGGCCGTCCTGTTCCGTCACATCGGCCGAAGTCTCCTTCTCCACCGCAGCAACCGTTGTTCGACACGCGCTCGTCGACGACGCTGGATGCCACGACACCACATGTAGGCTTGGCTggaccacctccacctccatcaCGATAGATGCTGAGGTCTCCTTGCCACCGCTGCACACAGATCTTCGTTGGTCGCTTCATCAGAGTGTTGTCGGGGACCCAAGAGGTATGCCCTTGTCAAAAAACGAAAGAGGTATGCACTTGGCTAACTGATGCTACATATGTGTTGGCGTGTTGGTCTTCTATGTGGTACATTTTAAATTCAGGCTAATATAAACTATGGATCATTAGACATAGAGTTAATTTGTTGCTTACACTTTTTTATATATCAAGATCATGAACTCGACAATGCAAGTACAAATCAAACCATACGCTCATTGACTGACCTGAATATGGAAAATTTAGAATACAAGATGACCAGGAGACACTGAGTCAGTGCATTTTACCTAAACTTTTTAAGCTCATTGACTGACTTGAACATTGTTCAAACCATAAGCCAATTGACTGACCTGAACATGGTTCACTATATTTTCTTCCTCACATATCTGAATCAGTGCATTTTACCTACACTTTTTAAGCTTGAACTTGCATATTGTTTAGAACTCTGAACCCCACTGCTTACAACTTTGAAACCCTATACTCTTAATTCAACCCTAAAAAAATGAGAGAGACATAGAGAGAGTGGAAAGCGATGCTGGAGATGGAGTATCAACCAGTTCTTTTAAAAGACATGATACTGAATCTACAAAGATCGTGATGCCAATCAGTTTTTTGAAACAATGTGGAGCAGCTAGCATACTTCTTTTGCACAGCTATCTTAACTGGTTCGAGTTaaagtatatatgtatatctataGCGCCCATGAGAAAATTCCTTACAGGCTACAACGCTGAAAAATCAATGTGTAAAATACAGTAGGGCTAAAGAATAAGAACATTTCCTCTTCAGCGTAAATAGTGTCATTTTATCAGCATTTCCTTCACCTTGATGTTATATGCATGCACCCAAAAAAGTGCAAAACCAAAGAGATAGTAGTCTCATACCTTGAGGTTGACCATACAGATAGTGTTAAATGTAAAGTTACTCACCCTGTATACGGCGCCATGCATAGCTATGCTGTGCAGGGGGCTTCCAAGAACAACTTTTGCATGTCCTCCTCCCATTTCTCCTTCTACATGGATATCATGTATGGCTCGGCTTGCATGCCTAAACAGCAAGTGCCAAAAGTGTGAGCAAAGTGAGAGGTCCCCAACTTACCTGAAAATGAGACATGCCTATTTCTGAGTAAGTAGAACCACCAAGCCTGACagcaataaatagagaaagtaataaatatagaactttagaaaagaaaaaggctaCAATAATATATCAAACAAATCAGCTCATTTCTCTTGAAGTTTTGTAAGATATTCTAATTATTTCCCAaagcaaaatacaaaattaaacgcCTAAATAAATAACTCTCCACATATAGTTGGCCACTGCGATGTTGCTGCTGCAATGAACCAATCTGAAGTTACATATTCCTAATCATCATTACCTAACGGCTGAACTTTTGTAATTAATTTGTAGACCAAAGATGCCAACAAGTCTTAGTTTGAAGAGAGTACGTGCTGAGTTTGTTCGGAGCTCTGAGATGCCCAGGTAAATTTCAAATCTCATATTCTAAAAATGTTATAATAGCTATGAACATTTGTTAGTATATGCCCAGTTAAATTCACATGTGTTCTCTGTCATTTTTCTTACAGATTTAAGAGATTCCAAGACATTCAACTTGTTGACATTGGTTACTCTTGGAGTATTACCGTTAGAATTGAAGCAAAGTTCCCTTTTAATCAAGACTTTCAGCGCTTCATCCTCATGGATACTATGGCGAGATTCAAAAATAATAGAAGTAAAATAGTTTCATTCACAAACTAACACAGATGGTAATAATGTTATATATAATTGTAGGGTTGCAAATTAGTGGCGGTCGTGAGTGGCCCCGATACCGAGAGGTTCAACAGGTTACTACAACAAGGACGTGACTACACAATTCGTGATGTCAGATTCCAAGTTAAGCCGCACACTGAGTTTCGCAATATTCAAAGCAATTACGATTGTAGGTTGGACCGTTTGACTACAGTGGAGCGTTGGAACATGCCTATACAGTTTCCCATGTGCTCGAATCAGTTAACGTCCATCCTTGAAGTCATGCATTGCCCAAGCAAGACCTATATAGGCATTTTTAAAGTCTCCACTCTCTTACTTTACCTTTGTACTAATACATGTACTATTTATATAGACATTGCGGGAATTCTTGTGCACTGGGGGAAAGTTGAGAGACCGCGTTCAGGGCTGTGTAGAGAGGTTGTCCTCATGGATTCAAGGTAAGATTTATAGCTTGTAACTATTTTTTTCTAATATACAATCAGTTTTTTGAATGCCTCCTATATTCTAACACATAAATATATGTAATTATAGAGGTGATTTGATAGTTGTGATCATGTCATGCAAAGTCTTGGCTGCACATAAAATAAAGCTGCAAAATGCCACTAGTACAACACCGCTTTCTAGTGGCGGTTCTAGAGGGGTTTGTACAAGCGGCAGACAGTACCGCCAGTAGCTTTCGCCAGTACAAAACAAAAATTATACAAGCGGTTTATCAAGAACCGACtgtgttaacaatttacactatCGGCTTCATTTGTACCACCGTCGCTTGTGTAAACAATTTACACTATCGCATTTATTATATGATCCGCTTCTGAAATGTCTTTACACAGTCGGTTTGATAACAAAATGCGCTGGTTGAAGGTCATTTACACTGACGGTTTGTATAGCAAGCCGTCTGTACTATATAGCCAGATATAGTGTTCTTTTTTGTTTATGATCTACCTAATTGTTTGGCGAAATAATTCTCTGTGCACATGCTTTTCCTGGATCTTGATAACTATGCAGAAATACATACATATTGAAAATTTATTCTTTTTGTTTGAAAAGCCCATGCACAACTGAATATATGTCTATTTTGGTAATGAACTAGAAGATCAAGATCTTAAAACACTTTTTATTAGTTTTAGTTATGTGTTTTGGTATTGATTATTTGTGAGGCTATGAGAATTTATATATGTTTTACCCATAACAACGCATAGGCACTCAAGTATACACTAAAACAGAAGACTACCAAAAGAATAAGAGAATAACTTGTGTAAGAATCACTAACCTTAGGTGGCATTTCAGGCCGTTGCTGCTATTCTGGGCCGCCGGCTGATGcaacctagctttgattctggccCATCGGTCTGCCAGCGAAAATCAATTAATCAAGCCAATTGTATTTTTGTTATAAAAACTAAAAGGGAAAGACTGTAGTGGGAACGAAATGTGCATACTTTTATATCTGATGAAAAATTTGTTACTGTTTTCTGGGAACCTCCTTTCTTGAGTTGAAAGTTCATCCACATTTGCCAACAGTGGTAACTGATATTATTGTGACAAAATGTTAGCACAACCAGTTtctttacatgaaacaaacaCAACACTGAAGACAAACATTATCAAGGAAACAGTACGAAAAGACAAGAGCTTGCCTTGATTATTTGAGAAATTAAACCCATGACCAGATGAGGCTGCAAGCAAATAGAAAtaaatttcagtaagattactAAGAGACTTGTATGAATtctttaaaatataaaaaagatcAGCAAGCAATACAGTGGCTGCTAGAAACAGCACCCAAATCTGATCATGGAGGATGTAAAATGAAGTAAATCAAACAAGACAGATCATAACTTCAATGAAAATTATGATACCTGAAAGGCTTGGATGTTACTAAAACCTGCGGTAGAATCTAAAGGTCATTTAAGTTACCCTAAACATTCACTATCAAACCGATAATCAAGTGGGATCAATTGAGATTGATTGATTCTTTCATGGTACCATGGACGCAAATTTCAAGTATCTTGAATTTGCACAACAACCATCAAGCTAACCATATGTTACCACTCCAACTTTACATGATTGTCCCGTGGTGGTCAAGTGGCAACCACCAGCGTGCTGAAGTACGGACATGAAACTAAAAAACCTATATAGACAATTTACGTATAATTTCGGGCCGTGGCTGCTATTCTGGGCCGTCGGCTGATGCAACCTAGCTTTGATTGTGGCCCATCGGTCTACCAGCGAAAATCAATCCTGTTTAGAGGTTACGATCAGTTAGCATAAAAGGGAACTCTGGTAACATTTGCCTAATCAATCTGCTAAATCCTCGGATCAAGTCCTCATCCACGCGAGGTCATTGCGCCTTCCAAGCAGAAGTACTGAAGGACTACTACGTCTACGTCTTCGAGGTGCCGCCGCCATCAAATCATCAACACACGTCCGGCCGTCATAAAAACAGTATGTTTCCTATCCCAATTGGCGTTACGTAGGCGGGGGAAAGGGGGGAATAGCGTCACGCAGATGGGTGGACGGGGAATGGGAGCCGCGTGAACGTACCTTGCCAATCTTCTCGAAGTAGTCGGTGAGACACAGGTTCCATTCGTTGATGGTGTTGTCGGTGATGGCGGAGAGCCAGGCGGGCCATCCGGCGTCGAGATGCTCCCCGCGCGCTGTGTTGGCGAATCCGGGGCCGGGGACGCTGCATAACGAGCGGGAGCGACTCTACCGCCAGGCCGGCTGCTCTGCTGGTGCTGTCGGCTGCTCTGCCTTCCCGGTGGCCTCCTCCGCTGCTGCGGGGGCCGGCGGCTCGGGTACTGGACGCGGAGGGCTGGCCATGGACGCAGCCATGGGGAGATCCTCACCGGTGAAGTCTCATGGGGGAAGGGCGGCTGCGACTGCTGGTCGGTGCTGGGCGCGGATGGGCGGCCGTGGACGTAGCCTATTGGAAGATCTTCACCGGCGCTGTCTCATGGGTGAACTCGAGAGGGGGAGGATCGCTCCGAGAACACGAGGAACTGGACAAGGGATTGGAGTGGAGCGGATGCGGCGACTGCGGCTGATGGTCGGGTCGGGTCTGGAAGCAGAGGCACGGGCGGAGCTGCCAAGCTGGGCTTTTTGCCAATCTGCCACTGTGCTTCTGCGGAGCTGGGATCTCACACTTGTATTTTATTATATGTTATAATTAATGTATGATCTACTCCCTCTTTAAATCATAAATCATAGGAAATTTTATTGTTTCTTCAAGCTGCCTGACATAcaatttatgaatttttagatgtTGTTAGTGACGAAACCAtgtaataaacaagagaaaaagGTGTGCCCATCCAGGTCGGTGTTGCAATATAATAAACCAAAGAAAACGGACACGGTCAAAAGTCAACCTCAAGGTTCTTACTTTCATTGACCCTTCCTATTTTTCTTTCGCTAATGAgaccttctaattctttattttcCTGTGTTTTATGCAGATTATGTTTGCAACGCCGAAGATTATAGTACTATTGAAAATATTCTGTTGCAACCAAAAAAAAGTATTGGTGGACATCCAGGGAATGACCATAGAACGCCATAGAACGAGATATTTTGGAATGCCTCTTACATGATAATAGATTTTTGGAAGGAGATGTAAgtatatgcatgcatgatttCATGTTTCAAAATGCTTTGCTTATTCTGATTCTGATTTACTGCTTgcaatacatatatatatatatatatatatatatatatatatatatatatgcataggTCTTAAGTGCCTACATTGAGCTTATGAGGTCCGAAAAACATCTCCAAAACAGAGCTGGTGGAACGGTATTCCTAGAGAATACGTTCAATACAAGTATTCTACAGCGTGATGGCAAGATAAATGAGGAATACCTCGATCCTAAGGTAGATCACATAGCAAAAAGGGTGTGCAACTATTGGGAATATGACATGGTAAAATTGTGCATCTCAAGCCCATAAATGTCGTTATCATTTAGGTGTATTCCATTATAATATTTTAACTTTTGATTTAGGTATTTCTTCCGATCAACATCAAAGACTTTCACTGGTACCTTGCAGTGGTGGATGGTATAAATGAAGAGATACATATGCTCGATTCATTAGGTAAAACACAGGAGAATCGTTAGGAACTTGTCTATACGGTTAGTAAAATATTAACTTTATTTAAAAGTTCTGCCTgattgttatttttttattactgACTATGTGTTATATTAGATAATTGGCCTACAGAGACACATAGATATTGTAGCAAAACATAAAGATATACAAACAAAATGGAAGAACCTTCAAGTTCAAGATTGGAAATTCAATGAGGAATTCACAAGTGCCATGCAAACAGATGGGTATAATACTCCATCATATGTATCATACAAATACAATTATTTAAAATTCAACTAATATACTATAGATATAACTGTTAGTGTTACGTTTTCATGTTTCAAAATTGGTAGGTCATCATGTGGCTTATTCATGCTTAACTACATGGAATATTGGAGAGGAAAAGGAAAAGGTCTATCAGACAGTGTAACTCAGGTATATAGGAATAATAATGTtttatttgttgatttattatattttttttagtaaCATGTCATCAAAAAATAATATGCATACAAGATGATACATAGGGTGATATGATTCAAACTACTTGCCATTTTGTTGAACTGCCAACAAAATGCCCGGGAATGGTGGTTGACTTCCGAAACTGATGATAAGGAAGAAGAGAGTATAGATGAAATTGAAATTTTAGATAGACCACTAAAAAAAAGCAGGGGTGAGAAGTCATATGCCTATGAAGAAGATTTAATATTGTCCAGGGTTTCAAATTATATCAACTCCATTAGTGATGCAACTACTTTAGAGTAAGTCACctctattatatatatatatatatatatatatatatatatatatatatatatatatatatatatatatatatataatagttGGTATTTTCCTTTAATTATATGCATAATTTTTTTGTAGGTCCTTTGCAAAGAAGTTAGCTGACATGTTGCAAAATGCTAACGCACATGCCCTTACATTTCGTGACTTGCCAATGGGCGAACAAGAATTAAGAGACCGTGTTTGCAATTATATCATGACAATTAACGAAGATATGGCTTTAGAGTAAGTTTATTTTCGTGATAAATGACAAATCATATACCACGTATTGTTACATGTATACAAATATTCATATTTTACAGGCAAAAATGGGTTGTAAGTGCAAAGCCCTATCCGATTGTGTTGAGTCTCAAGAAAACCCAAAGGATGTTAAACAAGAACGAGGGAATTCATGATGATTGTTTTAACCTGGTAGCAcggaagtttgcttttgaagaACTTGAAAAGTTGAAGGGAACAAACAAGATTGTGTCAAAGCATTACATGGATTTAAAGTTTTCGGTAGGTTTTACTTTATATAATGGCATGATATATAATCACTATTTCTTTTGTTGTATATTTCTAGACTTTCATTCATTATATTACTATATAGCTTGCATGTCAACTAAGTAATGGTGACGAGTATCGAACAAAAGTTGATTATAACCAACTGGCAAAATTTGCTCTTGAATGTCCTTGGAGAAAATATAATGTTAAAGAGTGCACATGGGTAACGTTGTTTCTCTTATTATGTTCCTTGCATCTTTTGTGtaaataaataccatgttattcTTAAATATCATATTACTGAGATGCTCCTTTTCAATTACAGATTCTAATACCACTTCAAATGGTTACAGCATGAGGTATTTATAATCTTTTTTGTTCAAGACATGTCTAGAAGAGCTCTCTACATAGTAGACCAAACTCCTAAACC
This window of the Sorghum bicolor cultivar BTx623 chromosome 7, Sorghum_bicolor_NCBIv3, whole genome shotgun sequence genome carries:
- the LOC110437085 gene encoding uncharacterized protein LOC110437085, whose amino-acid sequence is MAIYAASFVSLEDALSSPNNTQVDLIAVVAHVGLWDCQTLFPNSFREVALKDNSRIGFLRVFAYDAEENYHMFFSAGTENYFLIPTNVVVDSYARCLTMTAHSSMIFVGPREYCPIFASLEAIRDEMRNIACYNDQIKIALNARANEIKRLEYNECTAMANNQGVISYVNGCNI
- the LOC110437084 gene encoding uncharacterized protein LOC110437084 isoform X2, coding for MGLISQIIKLPLLANVDELSTQERRFPENSNKFFIRYKNRWARIKARLHQPAAQNSSNGLKCHLRHASRAIHDIHVEGEMGGGHAKVVLGSPLHSIAMHGAVYRRWQGDLSIYRDGGGGGPAKPTCGVVASSVVDERVSNNGCCGGEGDFGRCDGTGRPGKLTSAFVQMKPRAKLRRRRREGHRALRAELEDNRVLGHRGVEAAARCAVSGNCKSEGARGSIWKLPIEAWQC
- the LOC110437084 gene encoding uncharacterized protein LOC110437084 isoform X1, which produces MGLISQIIKLPLLANVDELSTQERRFPENSNKFFIRYKNRWARIKARLHQPAAQNSSNGLKCHLRHASRAIHDIHVEGEMGGGHAKVVLGSPLHSIAMHGAVYRICVQRWQGDLSIYRDGGGGGPAKPTCGVVASSVVDERVSNNGCCGGEGDFGRCDGTGRPGKLTSAFVQMKPRAKLRRRRREGHRALRAELEDNRVLGHRGVEAAARCAVSGNCKSEGARGSIWKLPIEAWQC